Proteins from a genomic interval of Rosa chinensis cultivar Old Blush chromosome 2, RchiOBHm-V2, whole genome shotgun sequence:
- the LOC112185509 gene encoding F-box protein CPR1-like, translated as MDFWSAPDVYQSLQAVLVELRAKPSVAESSFPPTPLNLDTLSFGHISSIRKLSFPFEHPGLKVKLLGSSNGLVFVAFDDINIYIWNPSIGFFKELPVPGFSADHKQLIYHGAGYLSATDDYKVFAVSFDRNERTEEMEIFSLRAHVWKTIPHPGHNSPFFIHRGTLLNEALHWLQSHPGEILAFDLA; from the exons ATGGATTTTTGGAGCGCACCTGATGTCTACCAATCCCTCCAAGCGGTGTTGGTCGAGTTACG CGCAAAACCCTCGGTTGCAGAGTCCTCCTTTCCACCGACGCCCCTCAACTTGGATACGCTGTCGTTTGGACACATTTCCTCCATAAGAAAGCTCAGTTTCCCTTTCGAGCATCCGGGCTTAAAAGTCAAGCTACTCGGCTCGTCCAATGGTTTGGTGTTTGTAGCGTTTGATGATATCAATATTTATATCTGGAACCCGTCAATTGGATTCTTCAAGGAACTGCCCGTTCCCGGTTTTTCCGCAGATCATAAACAGCTTATCTATCATGGTGCTGGCTATTTGTCTGCCACCGACGACTACAAAGTTTTCGCAGTCTCATTTGACAGGAATGAACGGACAGAAGAGATGGAGATATTCTCCTTGAGAGCTCACGTTTGGAAAACCATCCCACACCCTGGCCATAACAGTCCCTTCTTTATTCATCGGGGGACTCTTTTGAATGAGGCACTTCATTGGCTACAATCACATCCCGGTGAAATCCTTGCTTTTGATTTAGCATAG
- the LOC112185928 gene encoding F-box protein CPR1 — MAETEDLPEDIIVNIFSRLPVKSLIRFTSVSKRLRFIILSDPKFAQSQLKAARQQKTLSRRLLVSTDTSQLESLHLGDTPSFGEPSSVRKLSFPFQPQLGGYVKLLGSCNGLVFLAVDNKLFFIWNPSIGFLKQLPDPGFPLDDNVLPYYGVAYLSATDDYKVLVASFGFGGAKLEVEMFSLRTHIWQRIESPCRSDDVLLFHCQGTLLNDAFHWVNYHDYNEEEEHEIVSFDLEDEVFRRMPLPNFDHDAKTFSKLGVCGGCLCVSRYPYGVWYSIDFWVMREYGVSGSWIMLFSLKLSDPPHLPRFSRQLLVVESSTVSARWTAEGFELIRIYHKEDNQLGRYMLKGHRISMIEYEESLLWISGYHPVEEKEQVQILETHQKASGS, encoded by the coding sequence ATGGCAGAAACAGAAGACCTACCTGAAGATATTATAGTGAACATCTTCTCTAGATTGCCCGTGAAGTCTTTAATCCGATTCACCTCCGTTTCAAAACGTCTGCGTTTCATTATATTGTCCGATCCCAAATTCGCCCAATCCCAATTAAAAGCAGCTCGTCAGCAGAAAACCCTCAGCCGCAGACTCCTCGTCTCCACCGACACTTCTCAACTCGAATCCCTACACTTGGGTGATACGCCGTCGTTTGGAGAGCCTTCATCAGTTAGAAAGCTCAGCTTCCCTTTCCAGCCACAACTGGGCGGTTATGTCAAGCTGCTGGGCTCCTGCAATGGTCTTGTATTTCTAGCTGTTgataataaattattttttatctgGAACCCATCCATTGGGTTCTTGAAGCAATTACCTGATCCAGGTTTTCCCTTAGATGATAATGTGCTACCCTATTATGGTGTTGCCTATTTATCCGCCACCGATGACTACAAAGTTTTGGTAGCCTCCTTTGGCTTTGGTGGAGCCAAGTTAGAGGTCGAGATGTTCTCATTGAGAACTCACATTTGGCAGAGGATTGAATCCCCTTGCCGCTCAGATGATGTTCTACTCTTTCATTGTCAGGGGACTCTCTTGAATGATGCATTTCATTGGGTAAACTACCACGACTACAACGAGGAAGAGGAGCATGAAATAGTTTCTTTTGACTTGGAAGACGAGGTGTTCCGGAGAATGCCACTGCCTAATTTCGACCATGATGCTAAGACTTTCAGCAAGCTCGGGGTTTGTGGAGGGTGCCTGTGTGTGTCGCGTTATCCCTATGGTGTTTGGTACTCTATTGATTTCTGGGTCATGAGAGAATATGGCGTCAGTGGCTCATGGATTATGCTTTTTAGCTTAAAGCTCTCTGATCCACCTCATTTGCCTCGTTTTTCTAGACAATTATTGGTTGTGGAAAGTAGTACAGTTTCCGCGCGTTGGACTGCCGAGGGGTTCGAGTTGATAAGGATTTATCATAAAGAAGACAACCAGCTTGGGCGGTATATGCTTAAGGGGCATCGGATTTCTATGATTGAATATGAAGAAAGTCTACTTTGGATTAGTGGTTATCATCCAGTAGAAGAGAAAGAGCAGGTCCAGATACTCGAAACCCATCAGAAGGCATCAGGAAGCTGA
- the LOC112190726 gene encoding F-box/kelch-repeat protein At3g23880 — MAETEDLPEEIIVNIFTWLPLKSLIRFTSVSKRLRSVILSDPKFAQSQLKAARQQKTLSRRLLVSTSAPRLELDSLDLDTPSFGEPSSVRKLSFPFPPRPGGYVTLLGSCNGLVFVAVDDKLFYIWNPFIGFLKQLPDPGFPLDEHWLAYYGVGYLSATDDYKVLVASYRIRDWEIEVEMFSSRTHIWQRIESPRLRITPELDLLGTPSNDALHWLKYEDDEIVSFDLQEEVFRRMPLPNFEHDGKTFGKLGVCGGCLCVSRYPDGAFDSIDFWVMREYAVSGSWIMLFTLKPPELPLYSREFLVVESCTVAADWTGEGFKLMRIDHKEDKKLGRYVVKGLRICMVEYEDSLLWISGCHSGIRDRAGQDTRNPSEGLRKLKWK, encoded by the coding sequence ATGGCAGAAACAGAAGACCTACCGGAAGAGATTATAGTGAATATCTTTACTTGGTTACCCCTCAAGTCCTTGATCCGATTCACCTCCGTTTCGAAACGTCTGCGTTCCGTTATATTGTCCGATCCCAAATTCGCCCAATCCCAACTTAAAGCAGCTCGTCAGCAGAAAACCCTCAGCCGCAGACTCCTCGTCTCCACCAGCGCCCCTCGACTCGAGCTCGACTCCCTAGACTTGGATACGCCGTCGTTTGGAGAGCCTTCCTCCGTTAGAAAGCTCAGCTTCCCTTTCCCGCCACGACCGGGCGGTTATGTCACGCTACTGGGCTCCTGCAATGGTCTGGTATTTGTAGCTGTTGATGATAAATTGTTTTATATCTGGAACCCGTTCATTGGATTCTTGAAGCAATTACCCGATCCAGGTTTTCCCTTAGATGAACATTGGCTAGCCTATTATGGCGTTGGCTATTTATCTGCCACCGATGACTACAAAGTTTTGGTAGCCTCCTATCGCATTCGTGATTGGGAGATAGAGGTCGAGATGTTCTCATCGAGAACTCACATATGGCAGAGGATTGAATCCCCTCGCTTGCGCATCACTCCTGAACTCGATCTACTGGGTACTCCTTCGAATGATGCACTTCATTGGCTAAAATACGAGGACGACGAAATAGTTTCTTTTGACTTGCAAGAGGAGGTGTTCAGGAGAATGCCACTGCCTAATTTCGAGCATGATGGTAAGACCTTCGGCAAGCTTGGGGTTTGTGGAGGGTGCCTATGTGTATCGCGTTATCCGGATGGTGCTTTTGACTCTATTGATTTCTGGGTCATGAGAGAATATGCCGTCAGTGGCTCATGGATTATGCTCTTTACCTTAAAGCCGCCTGAGTTGCCCTTGTATTCCAGAGAATTCTTGGTTGTGGAAAGTTGTACGGTTGCCGCGGATTGGACTGGCGAGGGGTTCAAGTTGATGAGGATTGATCATAAAGAAGACAAGAAGCTTGGGCGGTATGTGGTTAAGGGGCTTCGCATTTGTATGGTTGAATACGAAGATAGTCTACTTTGGATTAGTGGTTGTCATTCAGGAATAAGAGATAGAGCAGGTCAAGATACTCGAAATCCATCAGAAGGCCTCAGGAAGCTGAAATGGAAGTAA